Proteins encoded by one window of bacterium:
- a CDS encoding phenylacetate--CoA ligase translates to MKQKQVLLSNVEYWDEKIELVEKSKLKDIQLEGLISSFERGIKSKFYREKFKKFKKIKDIEDFQELPFTTKYDLVENDPFDFISTDIKNIVRVHSSSGTTGRSKYIFYTKKDIDTWADIVARCLYMIGVREGDVFQNMMSYGLFTGGLGLHYGAERIGALIIPAGAGNTERQIELMKQLKTTVIHITPSYLLYIAHFIEENGLSPKRDFNLKIAVVGAEPHSESTRKKLENIFGINIYNCYGLSEMNGPGVAFECPFKDGLHLWEDQYYMEIINPKTGDVLKEGEEGELVLTTLNREGMPLIRYRTGDLTRIIKERCKCGRTHRRIQRIKGRADDMFIVKGVNIFPSQIETVIMEFPEVDKNYQIIIDRKEGLDILTVQIEIKREFFKGDINELRNLQEKIKEELREKILVTPVIELVEPGSLPTTTGKAKRVIDKRRL, encoded by the coding sequence ATGAAACAAAAACAGGTCCTTTTATCAAATGTTGAATACTGGGACGAAAAAATAGAACTGGTTGAAAAAAGTAAATTAAAAGATATTCAACTTGAAGGTTTAATTTCTTCATTTGAAAGAGGAATAAAAAGTAAGTTTTACAGAGAAAAATTCAAAAAATTCAAAAAAATAAAAGATATTGAGGATTTTCAAGAATTACCCTTTACTACTAAATATGACCTTGTAGAAAATGACCCCTTTGATTTTATTTCAACTGATATTAAAAATATTGTAAGGGTTCACAGTTCTTCTGGTACTACAGGAAGGTCTAAATATATTTTTTACACGAAAAAGGATATAGATACATGGGCTGATATAGTTGCAAGATGTTTATATATGATAGGAGTGAGAGAAGGAGATGTTTTTCAGAATATGATGAGTTATGGACTTTTTACAGGAGGACTTGGACTTCATTATGGAGCAGAAAGGATTGGAGCACTTATAATACCGGCAGGAGCAGGAAATACAGAAAGACAGATAGAATTGATGAAACAACTTAAAACAACAGTTATTCACATTACACCGAGTTATTTATTATATATTGCTCATTTTATTGAGGAAAATGGTTTATCTCCAAAAAGAGATTTTAATTTAAAAATTGCAGTTGTTGGAGCAGAACCGCATTCAGAAAGTACAAGAAAGAAACTTGAAAACATTTTTGGTATTAATATTTATAATTGTTATGGACTTTCTGAAATGAATGGTCCTGGAGTTGCTTTTGAATGTCCTTTTAAGGATGGTTTACATTTATGGGAAGACCAGTATTATATGGAAATTATAAATCCAAAAACAGGAGATGTTTTAAAAGAAGGAGAAGAGGGAGAACTTGTATTAACGACTTTAAATAGAGAAGGGATGCCTTTGATAAGATACAGGACAGGAGATTTAACAAGAATTATAAAAGAAAGATGTAAGTGTGGAAGAACTCACAGAAGAATACAGAGAATTAAAGGAAGAGCAGATGATATGTTTATTGTAAAGGGAGTTAATATTTTTCCATCACAGATTGAGACAGTTATTATGGAATTTCCAGAAGTTGATAAAAATTACCAGATTATAATTGATAGAAAAGAAGGGCTTGATATTTTAACTGTTCAGATTGAGATAAAAAGAGAATTTTTTAAAGGAGATATAAATGAATTGAGAAACTTGCAGGAAAAAATAAAGGAAGAATTAAGGGAAAAGATACTTGTGACTCCTGTTATTGAACTTGTTGAACCAGGGAGTTTACCGACAACAACAGGAAAGGCAAAAAGAGTTATTGATAAAAGGAGATTATAA